A region from the Simiduia sp. 21SJ11W-1 genome encodes:
- a CDS encoding FHA domain-containing protein: MYKIQLKGQSGDSHWVAEKNVVLGSAADCTLVATGAEPHHARLITQNNHLVLRDNRSQSGSFVNGQRVTERELFPGDTIRLGTAELVVLGPDDALATDNTHMAKRWCLVSDSSWLSGQEFVIAPGVSAIGRGAQCEIVIPGTHLSRQHAEFELHENQLRIRDLGSANGSFVNDHRIEANQPIRLVPGDRLRFDVYSFRVVGPGMTTGSTRLRQSLSESAIRERKTVSTDPKHWKTKPTSPGNREEPAPKKHGHVLAWLIIIALLGAAGFYLGTILKWWG; this comes from the coding sequence ATGTATAAAATTCAGCTCAAAGGTCAATCCGGCGACTCCCATTGGGTCGCAGAAAAAAACGTGGTGCTCGGCAGCGCCGCCGATTGCACGCTGGTGGCCACCGGGGCCGAGCCCCATCACGCACGGCTGATCACCCAGAACAACCACCTGGTATTGCGCGACAACCGCAGCCAGTCGGGCAGTTTTGTGAATGGCCAGCGCGTCACCGAGCGTGAACTCTTCCCCGGCGATACCATTCGCCTGGGCACTGCCGAGCTTGTGGTGCTGGGGCCAGATGACGCCCTGGCCACCGATAACACCCACATGGCCAAACGCTGGTGCCTGGTGAGCGACTCGAGCTGGTTGTCTGGCCAGGAGTTCGTCATTGCCCCGGGTGTGTCGGCCATTGGCCGCGGCGCGCAATGTGAAATCGTCATTCCCGGCACCCACCTTTCGCGCCAACACGCCGAGTTTGAACTGCATGAAAACCAGCTGCGCATCCGCGACCTGGGCTCTGCCAACGGCAGCTTTGTAAACGACCACCGCATAGAAGCCAACCAACCCATACGCCTGGTACCGGGCGACCGCCTGCGCTTTGATGTGTACAGCTTTCGCGTAGTGGGCCCAGGCATGACCACCGGCAGTACCCGCTTGCGCCAGAGCCTGTCGGAAAGCGCCATCCGCGAGCGCAAAACCGTCTCCACAGACCCGAAACACTGGAAAACCAAGCCCACCTCCCCCGGCAACCGCGAAGAACCGGCACCCAAGAAACACGGCCACGTACTCGCCTGGTTGATTATTATTGCGCTGCTCGGCGCGGCGGGGTTTTACCTGGGCACCATTTTGAAATGGTGGGGCTAG
- a CDS encoding 2-hydroxyacid dehydrogenase, which produces MATPTRSAPTRGVLLDADSLGPEDLNLAPLLATLPHWQCHGASAPHQVHERLLNAEIVITNKVELNAELLARLPKLQLVCVAATGTNNIDLDAAKRQGITVCNVVNYGPRSVAQHALMLMLTLATKMPAYSQAAVNGQWSRSPFFCLLDYPIMELAGKTLGIVGYGVLGQQLAQLGRALGMEVIISARPGSKEVPEGRVAFHTLLASADVISLHCPLTEATAKLINAATLAQMKPGALLINCARGGLVDEPALAAALRAGTLGGAGLDVLSQEPPPADHPLLAGDIPNLIITPHTAWASREARQNLVDILTNNIQCYLSGAPVNRVA; this is translated from the coding sequence ATGGCAACACCCACCCGCTCCGCCCCTACCCGTGGCGTATTGCTCGATGCCGACAGCCTCGGCCCCGAAGACCTCAACCTGGCGCCCCTGCTCGCCACCCTGCCCCACTGGCAGTGCCATGGTGCAAGCGCACCGCACCAGGTGCACGAACGCCTGCTGAACGCAGAGATTGTAATCACCAACAAGGTAGAGCTTAACGCCGAACTTTTGGCCAGGCTGCCCAAGTTGCAGCTGGTTTGCGTGGCCGCAACCGGCACCAACAACATAGATTTAGACGCCGCCAAGCGCCAGGGTATAACCGTGTGCAATGTGGTGAACTACGGGCCGCGCTCGGTGGCGCAGCACGCCCTGATGCTGATGCTCACGCTCGCCACCAAGATGCCCGCCTACAGCCAGGCGGCGGTAAACGGCCAGTGGAGCCGCAGCCCGTTTTTCTGCCTGCTCGACTACCCCATTATGGAACTTGCCGGCAAGACCCTCGGCATTGTGGGCTATGGCGTATTGGGCCAACAGCTCGCCCAACTGGGCAGGGCACTCGGCATGGAGGTAATCATCAGCGCACGCCCGGGCAGCAAGGAGGTACCCGAGGGCCGGGTGGCATTTCACACACTGCTGGCCAGTGCCGATGTCATCTCGCTGCACTGCCCGCTCACCGAGGCCACCGCCAAGCTGATCAACGCCGCAACACTTGCCCAAATGAAACCCGGTGCGCTGCTCATCAACTGCGCGCGCGGGGGGCTGGTAGACGAACCCGCCCTGGCTGCGGCACTGCGCGCCGGCACCCTAGGTGGTGCGGGGTTAGACGTTCTGAGCCAAGAGCCACCGCCCGCCGACCACCCGCTGCTGGCAGGTGATATTCCAAACCTGATCATCACCCCTCACACCGCCTGGGCAAGCCGCGAGGCGCGCCAGAATCTGGTGGATATTCTGACCAACAACATTCAGTGCTATTTAAGCGGAGCGCCAGTAAATCGCGTGGCCTAA
- the mpl gene encoding UDP-N-acetylmuramate:L-alanyl-gamma-D-glutamyl-meso-diaminopimelate ligase, protein MHVHILGICGTFMGSLAQLAKAQGHRVSGCDANVYPPMSDQLMQAGIDVIEGFAPSQLTPAPDLVVVGNAMSRGNPVVEALLETTIPYTSGPQFLRDHLLDERWVLAVAGTHGKTTTSAMLAWVLEYAGMAPGFLIGGVPANFGVSARLGDSPFFVVEADEYDSAFFDKRSKFVHYRARTCILNNLEFDHADIFPDLAAIERQFHHLVRTVPAHGRIIAPAADANLARVLTQGCWSEQQSTGASGSAAHWQYTLLDEAGSHFRVSHQGEAVGEVHWPHTGLHNVQNGLAAVAAAHHVGVTPDVALAALNGFAGVKRRMELLGEVDGCRVYDDFAHHPTAIKTTLAGLRAKVGEAPIVAVVEPRSNTMRAGVHRASLAAAASDASRVIWFQPPGVDWDLHTVAGESGVPAEVVADHQALVERLVALAAPNSHIVIMSNGGFGGVHQRLMHALQNRESG, encoded by the coding sequence ATGCACGTTCACATTCTGGGTATTTGCGGCACGTTTATGGGCTCGTTGGCGCAACTGGCAAAAGCCCAGGGCCACCGGGTGAGTGGCTGCGATGCCAATGTCTACCCGCCCATGAGCGATCAGCTTATGCAGGCCGGCATCGATGTGATTGAAGGCTTTGCCCCCAGCCAGTTAACGCCTGCGCCCGATTTGGTGGTGGTGGGTAACGCCATGAGCCGGGGCAACCCGGTGGTGGAAGCGCTTTTGGAAACCACCATTCCCTATACCTCTGGCCCGCAGTTTTTACGCGATCACCTGCTCGACGAGCGCTGGGTGCTGGCGGTGGCCGGCACCCACGGCAAAACCACCACCAGCGCCATGCTGGCCTGGGTGCTGGAATACGCCGGCATGGCGCCGGGCTTTCTCATTGGCGGGGTGCCGGCCAACTTTGGCGTGTCTGCACGGCTCGGCGATAGCCCGTTTTTTGTGGTGGAGGCCGATGAGTACGACAGCGCTTTCTTTGATAAGCGCTCCAAGTTCGTGCACTACCGTGCCCGTACCTGCATCTTGAATAATCTGGAATTCGATCACGCAGATATCTTCCCGGACCTTGCGGCCATTGAGCGGCAATTCCACCATTTGGTGCGCACGGTGCCGGCCCATGGGCGCATTATTGCGCCGGCAGCCGACGCCAATCTGGCACGGGTGTTGACCCAGGGGTGTTGGAGTGAACAGCAAAGCACCGGCGCCAGCGGCTCGGCCGCGCACTGGCAGTACACGCTGCTGGATGAGGCCGGTTCGCACTTTCGCGTAAGCCATCAGGGGGAGGCGGTAGGCGAAGTGCACTGGCCGCACACGGGCTTGCACAATGTGCAAAATGGCCTGGCCGCCGTTGCCGCCGCCCACCACGTGGGCGTCACGCCCGATGTAGCACTGGCAGCACTGAACGGGTTTGCCGGTGTAAAGCGGCGTATGGAGTTATTAGGCGAGGTAGACGGCTGCCGGGTGTACGACGATTTCGCCCATCACCCCACGGCCATAAAAACCACGCTTGCAGGCCTTCGGGCCAAGGTGGGCGAGGCGCCCATTGTGGCCGTGGTTGAACCGCGCTCGAACACCATGCGCGCGGGCGTGCACAGGGCGAGCCTGGCTGCCGCTGCCAGCGATGCAAGCCGGGTGATCTGGTTCCAGCCGCCAGGGGTAGATTGGGATTTGCACACGGTGGCGGGCGAATCTGGCGTGCCGGCTGAGGTGGTGGCCGATCATCAGGCTTTGGTTGAGCGCTTGGTGGCGCTGGCGGCGCCTAACAGCCATATTGTGATTATGAGCAATGGCGGGTTTGGCGGTGTGCACCAGCGTTTGATGCATGCCTTGCAAAACCGGGAGAGCGGCTAA
- a CDS encoding PP2C family serine/threonine-protein phosphatase: MQVQVGGHTDRGGRDHNEDAVDWLQDPAKQWALGLVADGMGGYTGGEVASTLALEVFLYRLQGWLPTALNADNDAVLEHLLQAARAANARIYSEQAAQPQLARMGTTLLCGFAWADHLALLHAGDSRCYRWREQVLARLTRDHTYVEALRASGEISEQQAATHPKKHVLTRALGAPDEFDFSAALHRTQPGDRYVLCSDGVSNALSSADWRRCLAQPAAPAVIARALIAAAKQRGADDNVSAVVLALG, from the coding sequence ATGCAGGTGCAGGTGGGCGGGCATACAGACAGAGGCGGGCGCGATCACAATGAAGACGCCGTAGATTGGCTGCAAGATCCTGCCAAGCAGTGGGCCCTGGGCTTGGTGGCCGATGGCATGGGTGGTTACACCGGCGGTGAAGTGGCCAGCACGCTTGCCCTGGAGGTATTTCTCTACCGCTTGCAGGGCTGGCTGCCCACCGCACTGAACGCTGATAACGACGCCGTGCTAGAGCACTTGTTGCAAGCTGCCCGCGCCGCCAATGCGCGCATTTATTCAGAGCAGGCCGCCCAGCCCCAGCTGGCACGCATGGGCACTACGTTATTGTGTGGTTTCGCCTGGGCTGACCATCTTGCCCTGTTACACGCTGGCGATTCACGCTGCTACCGCTGGCGTGAGCAAGTATTGGCACGCCTGACACGCGATCACACCTACGTAGAGGCCCTGCGTGCCAGTGGCGAAATAAGCGAGCAACAAGCGGCCACGCACCCCAAAAAGCATGTGCTCACCCGCGCGCTGGGCGCGCCCGATGAGTTTGATTTCAGCGCAGCCCTGCACCGCACGCAACCGGGCGACAGGTATGTGCTGTGCAGCGACGGAGTGTCGAATGCGCTGAGCTCGGCCGATTGGCGCCGCTGCCTGGCGCAGCCTGCGGCGCCTGCGGTGATTGCCCGCGCGTTAATCGCTGCCGCCAAGCAGCGCGGTGCCGACGACAATGTGTCGGCGGTGGTGTTGGCGCTGGGCTGA
- a CDS encoding response regulator: protein MQARQRTTTIITLCVLTAAAVMGSYFLRAAIHQQLQAELEHRLLIANNAMHRWRDTELRQVSTWAQHPRVAALVQALLDADTQSPPGNSAAKHDALKTLFTPFLRVSPNRGFIVIRPDKTLLSADRPELIGLPSPLVSQPHAFQQALAGEAVITHPMRADLPLKNRAGRSVSGWPTQFGLAPIANAEGEIIALLGLRIDVLADFTPLLSQLNFGQSGEVIMFNRAGKLLSESRFLNDLPALGLTQRSTSVLELSLLDPLRDLRERPKGLIEPADLPLTQTVQSAIANGRGANLSGYRDYRGITVVGAWLWDDELNLGFGVKMDAEEALHSYHLFMWVLLLITGISVVIILYLTITDKLSKQKIKQYYREKSSILDNTPAFIYIRDLHGRVLFANSEAADVFGFDRRLLPLWAAEQSASKHLPFHRELLSQRHQLFIDQEDDVLLRDKDAFTYEAMLQDDTKKRTFIITKFPIRNDRGVIYAIGTSGIDITQRLETEQQLNERDRFQANLMGNLPGAVYRCKLGPTGWEITYISHGSIELLGKSSSTLIEQQTTFFKDIVFSEDRARTNERIRSSLTSGLPYQLEFRLANTSPTKWLWARGRIFEVNGEVITEGFLSDITERKNVEEELAAHRRQLSSLVTERTRELDRERERLNDIIRGAADGIISCNNLYTITLYSPAAQLLLGYSQEDAIGRSIFECFSPANAKLLRADLELLDNMEPPQAAREIDLIHQSGQTVRAEISISRNTTHGLVNYTFILRDVTVRLEQQQALETAKRVAEEANQAKSNFLANISHEIRTPLNAIIGMNQLALRTKLDGKQSRYLKTIEYSSHTLLGIINDVLDFSKIEAGKLEIENIPFNLESSLEAISQMTALRAQEKGVDFLLDIDPRVPANLYGDPLRISQILTNLCSNATKFTERGHITLGTKFVRAESAQVTLEFFVADTGIGLTQDQQAQLFKAFSQADASVTRKYGGTGLGLSICKELVNLMGGSILVESQPNRGSRFSFQLTFTCDEEHGTQARGPDQLRGLSILLVETEAQTTDILQLLLGESDHQLVTCQSGEQALVKLNDGQKFDIVLLDWQQSGVAGTDLITQIDAASNGQRPPIIVMLNAEQQAQSSDMARDAGADALLFKPVSGSELWDALTQLTLPANNRKLARPSAITSLSVPEKFRGARILIVEDNDINQEIAREIFETAGFDVSLAGDGQAAVNKVTQHTFDLVLMDIQMPVMDGESATQLLRAKGYTLPIIAMTANAFRDDEQRCLSNGMNAYLTKPINIENALATVCHWLAKHGCEAPATSHTGTTEPHIDQTAAAAVFNHTDNTLPGLDTRRGLTNCTGNEELYLRLLEDFVASYQDLLPSLDQLLQAQLYHKAHQLTHSLKGVSGNLGAQRVYEACTQLDNNLRKAKPELAKIPAQFFSLTKAWEQLLNNLKTLGVNTTADVK, encoded by the coding sequence ATGCAGGCCCGGCAGCGAACAACAACAATTATTACCCTCTGCGTGCTTACCGCAGCCGCGGTGATGGGCAGCTATTTTTTGCGCGCAGCCATTCACCAGCAGCTGCAGGCCGAGCTGGAGCACCGCCTGCTTATTGCCAATAACGCCATGCACCGCTGGCGCGACACAGAATTGCGCCAGGTCAGTACGTGGGCACAACACCCAAGGGTGGCCGCCCTCGTTCAGGCACTGCTTGACGCCGACACCCAAAGCCCACCGGGTAATTCAGCTGCAAAACACGACGCTCTCAAAACACTGTTCACACCCTTTTTGCGCGTGAGCCCCAATCGCGGCTTTATTGTTATTCGCCCCGACAAAACCCTGCTAAGCGCCGATCGCCCAGAGCTGATTGGCCTGCCCTCGCCCCTTGTTAGCCAGCCACACGCCTTTCAACAAGCCCTGGCGGGCGAGGCCGTTATTACCCACCCCATGCGTGCAGACCTGCCGCTGAAAAATCGCGCCGGGCGCAGCGTCAGCGGCTGGCCCACCCAATTTGGCCTGGCCCCCATCGCCAATGCAGAGGGTGAAATTATCGCCCTGCTGGGCTTGCGCATCGATGTGCTGGCCGACTTTACACCACTGCTTTCACAGTTGAACTTCGGGCAAAGCGGCGAAGTTATTATGTTTAACCGCGCGGGCAAACTGCTGAGCGAAAGCCGCTTTTTAAATGATCTGCCGGCGCTGGGATTAACGCAGCGATCGACCTCGGTGCTTGAGCTGTCACTGCTAGACCCTCTGCGCGACCTGCGCGAAAGGCCCAAAGGGTTGATAGAGCCGGCCGATTTACCGCTCACCCAAACGGTGCAATCGGCTATTGCCAATGGCCGCGGTGCCAATTTATCGGGCTACCGCGATTACCGCGGCATCACCGTAGTAGGCGCCTGGCTTTGGGATGACGAGCTCAACCTGGGCTTCGGCGTAAAGATGGATGCAGAGGAAGCCCTGCACAGTTACCACCTCTTTATGTGGGTACTGCTGCTGATTACCGGCATCAGTGTGGTCATCATTTTGTACCTCACCATTACCGATAAACTCAGCAAGCAAAAAATCAAGCAGTACTACCGTGAAAAGTCGTCCATTTTAGATAACACGCCGGCGTTTATTTATATTCGCGATTTACATGGCCGGGTGCTGTTTGCCAACAGCGAAGCCGCCGACGTGTTTGGTTTTGATCGCAGGCTTCTCCCGCTGTGGGCGGCCGAACAATCTGCCAGCAAACACCTGCCCTTTCACCGTGAACTCTTGAGCCAACGCCACCAGTTGTTTATTGATCAGGAAGACGATGTGCTCTTGCGCGATAAAGACGCCTTCACCTACGAGGCCATGCTGCAAGACGACACAAAAAAACGTACGTTTATCATCACCAAATTCCCCATTCGCAACGACCGGGGAGTAATTTACGCCATTGGTACCAGCGGCATAGACATCACCCAGCGCCTTGAAACCGAGCAACAGCTCAACGAACGCGACCGCTTTCAAGCCAACCTTATGGGCAACCTTCCAGGCGCGGTATACCGCTGCAAGCTAGGCCCCACCGGCTGGGAGATCACCTACATCAGCCATGGCAGCATAGAATTACTGGGCAAGAGTTCGAGCACACTCATCGAGCAGCAAACCACCTTTTTCAAAGACATCGTATTCAGCGAAGATCGCGCCCGCACCAACGAACGCATTCGGTCATCGCTCACCAGCGGCTTGCCCTACCAGCTGGAATTTCGCTTGGCAAACACCTCGCCCACCAAATGGCTTTGGGCCAGGGGCCGCATATTTGAAGTCAACGGCGAAGTCATTACCGAAGGCTTTTTATCGGACATTACCGAGCGCAAAAACGTAGAGGAAGAGCTGGCTGCCCACAGGCGTCAACTGTCTTCACTGGTTACCGAGCGCACGCGGGAGCTGGATCGCGAGCGCGAACGGCTAAATGATATTATCCGTGGGGCCGCCGACGGCATTATTTCCTGCAACAACCTCTATACCATTACCCTGTATAGCCCCGCGGCCCAATTGCTTTTGGGCTACAGTCAGGAAGACGCCATAGGCCGCAGTATTTTCGAATGCTTCAGCCCCGCCAATGCAAAACTGCTGCGCGCAGATCTCGAATTGCTGGATAACATGGAGCCACCGCAAGCGGCCCGTGAAATTGATTTGATACATCAATCCGGCCAAACGGTGCGGGCAGAGATTTCTATCAGCCGCAACACCACCCACGGGCTTGTGAACTACACCTTTATTTTGCGCGATGTAACCGTGCGCCTGGAACAACAGCAAGCACTGGAAACAGCCAAGCGCGTGGCAGAGGAAGCCAACCAGGCAAAGTCGAACTTCTTGGCCAACATCAGCCACGAAATTCGCACCCCCTTAAACGCCATTATTGGCATGAACCAACTGGCGCTGCGCACCAAGCTCGACGGTAAACAGTCGCGCTACCTGAAAACCATCGAGTATTCATCGCATACCCTGCTCGGCATTATCAACGACGTACTGGATTTCTCTAAAATTGAGGCGGGCAAACTGGAAATAGAAAACATTCCCTTCAACCTTGAAAGTTCGCTTGAAGCCATCAGCCAGATGACGGCGTTGCGCGCACAGGAAAAGGGCGTAGATTTCTTGCTCGACATAGACCCAAGAGTACCCGCCAACCTCTACGGCGACCCACTGCGCATCAGCCAGATTCTCACCAACCTTTGCTCAAACGCCACTAAATTTACCGAGCGAGGCCACATTACCCTGGGCACCAAATTTGTCCGGGCAGAAAGCGCCCAGGTGACGCTGGAATTTTTTGTAGCCGATACCGGCATCGGCCTTACGCAGGATCAGCAAGCACAATTGTTCAAGGCCTTTTCCCAGGCCGATGCGAGCGTAACCCGCAAGTACGGCGGCACGGGTCTGGGCCTTAGCATTTGCAAGGAGCTGGTAAACCTGATGGGCGGCAGCATTTTGGTTGAAAGCCAGCCCAACCGCGGCAGCCGCTTCAGCTTTCAGCTGACCTTTACCTGTGATGAAGAACACGGCACCCAGGCACGCGGGCCAGACCAACTGCGCGGGCTTTCTATATTGCTGGTGGAAACCGAAGCGCAAACCACAGATATTTTGCAGTTATTACTTGGCGAATCAGATCATCAACTGGTGACTTGCCAAAGCGGTGAGCAAGCATTGGTAAAGCTCAACGACGGCCAAAAATTCGACATAGTGTTATTAGACTGGCAACAATCAGGTGTGGCTGGCACCGATTTAATTACCCAAATTGATGCCGCAAGCAACGGCCAGCGCCCACCAATTATTGTAATGCTAAACGCCGAGCAGCAGGCACAATCTTCGGATATGGCGCGCGATGCCGGCGCCGACGCGTTGCTGTTTAAGCCCGTGAGCGGCTCTGAACTGTGGGACGCACTGACCCAGCTCACACTGCCTGCCAACAATCGCAAACTCGCCCGCCCCTCAGCCATTACCAGCTTAAGCGTGCCAGAGAAATTTCGCGGCGCCCGCATTCTGATTGTGGAAGACAACGATATCAATCAGGAAATCGCCCGCGAAATTTTTGAAACCGCAGGCTTTGATGTAAGCCTTGCCGGTGACGGCCAGGCTGCGGTTAACAAAGTCACACAACACACCTTTGATCTGGTGCTCATGGATATTCAAATGCCGGTGATGGATGGCGAATCGGCCACCCAACTACTGCGCGCCAAAGGCTACACCCTGCCCATTATTGCCATGACTGCCAACGCCTTCCGTGACGACGAGCAGCGCTGCCTGAGCAACGGCATGAACGCCTACCTGACCAAGCCCATTAATATTGAAAATGCGCTGGCCACCGTCTGCCACTGGCTGGCCAAACACGGTTGTGAGGCACCTGCCACCAGCCACACCGGCACCACCGAACCCCACATTGATCAAACAGCTGCGGCTGCAGTGTTTAACCACACAGACAACACACTACCCGGGCTGGATACCCGGCGCGGGCTCACCAATTGCACCGGCAATGAAGAACTGTACCTGCGCCTGTTGGAAGATTTTGTGGCCAGCTACCAGGATTTGCTGCCCTCACTTGACCAACTGCTGCAAGCACAGCTTTACCATAAGGCGCACCAGTTAACCCATTCGCTGAAAGGTGTTTCCGGCAACCTGGGTGCCCAGCGGGTCTATGAGGCCTGCACCCAGCTCGACAACAACTTGCGCAAAGCCAAGCCGGAGCTGGCCAAAATTCCCGCCCAATTTTTCTCGCTAACCAAGGCTTGGGAGCAACTGCTCAACAACCTGAAAACCCTGGGCGTGAATACCACCGCAGATGTAAAGTAA
- a CDS encoding 6-phosphofructokinase, which produces MAKKNAFYAQSGGVTAVINASACGVIETARLHKDTIGKVYAGHNGIIGALREELIDTSKETPSTIAALRHTPSGAFGSCRYKLKSLEQNRAEYERLIEVFKAHNIGYFFYNGGGDSADTCLKVSQLSETMGYPIQAIHIPKTVDNDLPLTDNCPGFGSVAKYVAVSIKEAGLDVASMCDSSTKVFILEVMGRHAGWIAAAGGLAAQEEGDAPHIILFPEIAFDKAKFLKRVDECVKKFGYCAIVASEGAQYADGSFLADSGTVDAFGHKQLGGVAPTLASMVRSELGLKYHWALADYLQRAARHIASGTDVEQAYAVGKAAVEMAVAGKSGVMAAIVRGKGKRYSWSISDAPLDKVANVERMMPRDFITKDGFGITEKAREYLAPLIQGEDYPPYKNGMPVYARLKKVKVAKKLATEFKV; this is translated from the coding sequence ATGGCTAAGAAAAATGCCTTTTACGCACAATCTGGCGGAGTGACAGCAGTCATCAATGCCAGTGCCTGCGGCGTAATTGAAACCGCGCGCCTGCACAAAGATACCATCGGCAAAGTTTACGCCGGCCACAACGGCATTATTGGTGCACTGCGCGAAGAATTGATCGACACCAGCAAAGAAACGCCCAGCACCATCGCCGCCTTGCGGCACACTCCCTCGGGCGCCTTTGGCTCCTGCCGCTACAAACTTAAAAGCCTTGAGCAAAACCGCGCCGAATACGAGCGCCTGATTGAAGTCTTCAAGGCCCACAACATCGGTTACTTCTTTTACAACGGCGGCGGCGATTCAGCCGATACCTGCCTGAAAGTAAGCCAGCTGTCTGAAACCATGGGCTACCCCATTCAGGCCATCCACATTCCGAAAACCGTGGATAACGACCTGCCGCTCACAGACAACTGCCCGGGCTTTGGCTCTGTTGCCAAATACGTGGCGGTGTCCATTAAAGAGGCGGGGCTTGATGTGGCCTCTATGTGCGATTCATCCACCAAAGTTTTTATTCTTGAAGTGATGGGCCGCCACGCCGGCTGGATTGCCGCCGCCGGCGGCTTGGCGGCACAAGAAGAGGGCGATGCCCCGCACATTATTCTGTTTCCGGAAATCGCCTTCGATAAAGCCAAGTTCCTAAAGCGCGTTGATGAGTGCGTGAAGAAATTCGGCTATTGCGCCATTGTGGCCTCGGAGGGTGCGCAATACGCCGACGGCAGCTTCCTGGCAGACTCCGGCACCGTGGATGCCTTCGGCCACAAGCAGCTGGGCGGCGTGGCCCCCACACTGGCCAGCATGGTGCGCAGTGAGCTGGGGCTTAAATACCACTGGGCACTGGCCGACTACCTGCAGCGCGCGGCCCGCCACATTGCCTCGGGTACCGATGTAGAGCAGGCCTATGCCGTGGGCAAAGCCGCCGTGGAAATGGCCGTGGCCGGCAAAAGCGGCGTGATGGCGGCCATTGTGCGCGGCAAGGGCAAACGCTACAGCTGGAGCATCAGCGATGCCCCGCTAGATAAGGTGGCCAATGTCGAGCGCATGATGCCGCGCGATTTCATCACCAAAGACGGCTTTGGCATCACCGAAAAAGCGCGCGAGTATTTAGCCCCGTTAATTCAGGGCGAAGACTACCCGCCCTACAAAAACGGCATGCCCGTTTACGCGCGCTTGAAAAAGGTAAAAGTGGCCAAGAAACTTGCCACCGAATTCAAGGTGTAG
- the msrA gene encoding peptide-methionine (S)-S-oxide reductase MsrA, with product MIQAHPGRPFPIIQLLMAMVLWAGCAGGARADDAPLARELPARAEAVFAGGCFWCMEKPFDDLPGVISTTSGYMGGHVKSPTYKQVAAGGTGHAEVVQVIFDPTQVSYEDLLAVFWRNVDPFDANGQFCDKGSQYRVAVFFKDAAQRDAARASIEALQPKFEAPIVTTLEPYATFYPAEAYHQDYYLKNPLRYRYYRHGCGRDRRLEAIWGQAK from the coding sequence ATGATACAGGCACACCCTGGGCGACCTTTCCCGATAATTCAGCTGTTGATGGCCATGGTGTTGTGGGCGGGATGCGCAGGCGGTGCGCGGGCTGATGATGCACCTCTGGCGCGCGAGTTGCCCGCCCGCGCTGAGGCGGTGTTTGCCGGAGGTTGCTTTTGGTGTATGGAAAAGCCCTTCGACGATTTACCGGGCGTGATCTCTACCACTTCGGGCTACATGGGCGGCCACGTAAAATCGCCCACCTATAAACAGGTAGCCGCCGGGGGCACCGGCCATGCGGAAGTGGTGCAGGTGATTTTTGACCCGACCCAGGTGAGCTATGAAGATCTTTTGGCGGTGTTTTGGCGCAATGTGGATCCCTTTGATGCCAATGGCCAGTTTTGCGATAAGGGCAGCCAATACCGCGTGGCAGTCTTTTTTAAAGATGCCGCCCAGCGCGACGCAGCCCGTGCGAGCATAGAGGCGCTGCAACCCAAGTTTGAGGCACCCATAGTGACCACCCTAGAGCCCTACGCCACCTTTTACCCCGCCGAGGCCTACCACCAGGATTACTATCTGAAAAACCCTTTGCGCTATCGCTACTACCGCCATGGCTGCGGGCGCGATCGCAGGCTAGAGGCCATTTGGGGGCAGGCAAAATAA